The genomic stretch ATTTTTGGATAAGTAATTCTGTCAAGAATGCTAACTGTATTAAAATGTGGAATTTCCGATAAAAGAACAAAACCCAACGGGCTGAAAGATTTTCAGCCCTTTTTTTTTAGCGAGGCGGAGTGGTACAGCACAAAATTTTTAAAAAATGTCATTTTGAAAATGACATTTTTTTATATTTGCGCATTAGACTTTGTACAAGGACGGACAAAAAGGGACAAAAAGTTACAGAAATTGCGAGATTTGGATCGCTATTATTCCAGATATGGAATATAATAGATACAGCGTTAGTTGCTTGGAGGTTGGACTATGGACTACATTTCTGTCAGAGAGGCTGCAAAAGCGTGGGGGATTTCTGTCCGCAGAATTTCTACTCTCTGCTCAACAAACAGAATACCTGACGCCGAAATGCTTGGCAATATGTGGCTTATTCCGAAAAATGCACAGAAGCCGGAAGATGCGCGTTATAAGTTGTTTGGCGGTCTGCACCCTATTGTCAAATGGGTTGGCGGCAAAGGGCAGCTTTTAGAAGAAATAGCAAAGAAATATCCGGCAGGCTTGGGTACGACTGTTAAAAATTACGTTGAGCCGTTCGTTGGCGGAGGCGCCGTGCTTTTTGAACTGCTTGGCAAATATAAATTTGACAACGTCTATATAAGCGACATAAACGCCGAACTGATTAACCTTTACTGTATGGTCAGAGATCATGCCGGAGAAGTTATAGATATTCTGAAAGGTTATGAAAAAGAATTTCTTCCGTTAAAGGACGATGACAGAAAAGCATACTATTATGCACGGCGCGATGAATTTAATAGACTGATTGAAACAGGCAGCAGTACAAATTCCGTACTTGGTGCGGCGATATTTATTTTTCTTAACAGGACTTGCTTTAACGGTTTGTACCGAGTTAATTCCAAAGGGCTTTACAACGTGCCTATGGGAGCCTACAAAAATCCGAAGATATGCGACGAAGAAAATCTGTCAGCCGTCTCAAAAGCGTTGCAGAATGTAACAATAGCCTGTGCGGATTATCGGAAATCCATAGAGTACATAGACGAAAATACGCTTGTGTATCTTGACCCCCCATACCGTCCGTTAAACACTACTTCCGCATTTACTTCATACACGGAAAGCGGTTTTAGCGACCAAAATCAGATAGAACTCGCAGAGTTTGTGCAGGAACTTACCAAACGAAAAGCAAACGTAATATTAAGTAATTCAGATCCAAAAAATGCCGATGAAAACGATAATTTCTTTGACGAACTATACAGCAGGCAAAATATTTTCCGTGTAGCAGCGAGCAGAATGATAAACAGCAAAGCGCAGTCACGCGGTAAAATCAGCGAAATTTTGGTTTGCAACTATTAAAAGGA from Candidatus Equadaptatus faecalis encodes the following:
- a CDS encoding Dam family site-specific DNA-(adenine-N6)-methyltransferase — its product is MDYISVREAAKAWGISVRRISTLCSTNRIPDAEMLGNMWLIPKNAQKPEDARYKLFGGLHPIVKWVGGKGQLLEEIAKKYPAGLGTTVKNYVEPFVGGGAVLFELLGKYKFDNVYISDINAELINLYCMVRDHAGEVIDILKGYEKEFLPLKDDDRKAYYYARRDEFNRLIETGSSTNSVLGAAIFIFLNRTCFNGLYRVNSKGLYNVPMGAYKNPKICDEENLSAVSKALQNVTIACADYRKSIEYIDENTLVYLDPPYRPLNTTSAFTSYTESGFSDQNQIELAEFVQELTKRKANVILSNSDPKNADENDNFFDELYSRQNIFRVAASRMINSKAQSRGKISEILVCNY